In Panacibacter ginsenosidivorans, the following proteins share a genomic window:
- a CDS encoding VCBS repeat-containing protein: protein MKCLYKVCLFLVMVFVCAVSKAQQTLFQLLSPKETNVKFVNEISETENLNVLAYEYFYNGAGVAVGDINGDGLEDIFFTANMKPNKLFLNLGGMKFKDITKEAGVEGRNNAWKTGVTMADVNGDGLLDIYVCYSGKVSDDQRRNQLFINKGNLKFSEEAKQFGLDDKSYSTQAAFFDYDNDGDLDMFLLNHSTKKIDNMELARYRNDVDSLSGNKLYENQNNHFADVSGKCGIRRNPLTFGLGIAVADVNKDGWQDIYVSNDYNEPDYLYINNHDGTFKEESQQCLTHLSQFSMGVDIVDFNNDALPDIMTLDMLPEDNRRQKLLQLQENYESFQLMQSQELYKQYMRNMLHLNNGDGTFSEIAQASGVSNTDWSWSPLFADFDNDGYKDLFITNGYLRDYTNKDFLRYWGDYKIKKAMDREPSKMMDLVTAMPSTTLYNYIFKNNHDLTFSNMKNDWGMTESGISSGAVYADLDNDGDLDLVVNHINSNAAVYQNMEEDQKKAAYLSVKLKYKGANINAVGSKIYVYSNGTTQYEEVNPNRGYLSCMSTIQHFGLGDNPKIDSVKIIWPDNTAQLLTNVTANQKIAIEYKDTKPSINSNAVAATIFSKTKNIINYKNESFDENDFKRQQLMMFMYSKTGPVTAQADVNKDGLEDVFISGDRNKPGALYLQQKDGNFTAVKGLNIGDENISATSAATFADVNNDGFVDLYVAKGGYSLFQPNTAALQDELYMNDGKGNFVLSTDALPDVSASSKSCVRACDYDNDGDIDFFVGGRVVPGRYPMTPVSYLLSNDGKGKFTIVNTSFSDIGMVTDAQWADLNNDGTKDLVLCGEFMPVSVFINTTNGFVDKTNEYFTKPDNGLWFSLNIADVDGDGRQDIIAGNVGRNTQIHFSEKEPAELYFADFDGNGSIDPFLNCYVEGTSYPFVSRDELNEQIYPMRKKFTSYKDYSTATMKDIFSADDMAKAGKLTATECNTVCYLNRNGKFEKIMLPLEAQFSVVTKVIVNDFDKDGKQDLLLLGNRSDNRLKIGAIDANYGCLLKGDGRGNFAYVAQTQSGLSVKGDVKSAEVITVNNEKYLLIGVADGPMQFYKMQ, encoded by the coding sequence ATGAAGTGTTTGTATAAAGTGTGCCTGTTTTTAGTAATGGTTTTTGTTTGTGCTGTTTCAAAAGCACAGCAAACATTGTTTCAATTATTATCTCCCAAAGAAACAAACGTAAAATTTGTAAACGAAATAAGTGAAACAGAAAACCTTAATGTACTGGCGTATGAATATTTCTACAATGGTGCAGGCGTTGCTGTTGGCGATATAAACGGTGATGGCCTTGAAGATATTTTTTTTACTGCCAACATGAAACCAAATAAACTTTTCCTCAACCTTGGCGGAATGAAGTTTAAAGACATTACAAAAGAAGCCGGTGTGGAAGGAAGAAACAACGCATGGAAAACCGGTGTTACAATGGCAGATGTAAATGGTGATGGTTTGCTGGATATTTATGTTTGTTATTCGGGTAAAGTAAGTGATGATCAAAGACGGAATCAATTATTCATTAATAAAGGAAATTTAAAATTTTCTGAGGAAGCAAAGCAGTTTGGTCTTGATGATAAAAGTTACAGCACGCAGGCTGCATTCTTCGACTATGATAATGATGGTGATCTTGATATGTTCTTACTGAACCACAGCACTAAGAAAATAGATAACATGGAGCTTGCCCGCTATCGCAATGATGTTGATTCTTTGTCGGGTAATAAATTATACGAAAATCAAAATAATCATTTTGCAGATGTTTCCGGCAAGTGCGGTATAAGACGCAACCCACTTACGTTTGGCCTCGGCATCGCCGTTGCTGATGTAAATAAAGATGGCTGGCAGGATATTTACGTTTCCAACGATTACAACGAACCTGATTACCTGTACATCAATAATCATGATGGAACTTTTAAAGAAGAATCGCAGCAATGTTTAACGCATCTTTCCCAATTTTCTATGGGTGTAGATATTGTTGATTTCAATAATGATGCGTTGCCTGATATCATGACATTGGATATGTTACCCGAAGATAACCGGCGACAAAAATTATTACAGTTGCAGGAGAATTATGAATCATTTCAATTGATGCAGTCGCAGGAATTGTATAAGCAATATATGCGCAACATGCTGCACCTGAATAATGGTGATGGCACATTTAGTGAGATTGCACAGGCATCCGGTGTTTCTAATACAGACTGGAGCTGGAGCCCGTTATTCGCAGATTTTGACAATGATGGTTATAAAGATTTGTTTATCACAAATGGATATTTACGCGATTATACCAACAAAGATTTTCTGCGTTACTGGGGCGATTATAAAATAAAAAAGGCAATGGATCGGGAGCCTTCAAAGATGATGGATCTGGTAACAGCGATGCCTTCCACAACTTTGTATAATTATATTTTTAAAAATAATCATGATCTTACTTTTTCAAATATGAAAAATGATTGGGGCATGACAGAGTCTGGTATTTCAAGTGGTGCAGTATATGCAGATCTTGATAATGATGGTGATCTTGACCTGGTAGTGAATCATATAAACAGTAATGCTGCGGTATATCAAAACATGGAGGAAGACCAAAAAAAAGCTGCTTATCTCTCTGTGAAATTAAAATATAAAGGAGCTAATATAAATGCTGTTGGTTCTAAAATTTATGTGTACAGTAATGGTACGACGCAGTATGAAGAAGTAAATCCTAATCGTGGTTATTTATCCTGCATGTCAACCATTCAACATTTTGGTTTGGGTGATAATCCAAAAATTGATTCTGTAAAAATTATTTGGCCTGATAATACAGCGCAACTGCTTACCAATGTTACTGCTAATCAAAAAATAGCTATTGAGTATAAGGATACAAAACCATCTATAAATTCAAACGCAGTAGCTGCAACTATATTTTCAAAAACAAAAAATATCATTAACTACAAGAATGAATCTTTTGATGAAAATGATTTCAAGAGACAGCAATTAATGATGTTCATGTATTCAAAGACAGGCCCTGTAACTGCGCAGGCAGATGTAAATAAAGATGGACTTGAGGATGTTTTTATAAGTGGTGACAGAAATAAACCCGGCGCACTTTATCTGCAACAAAAAGATGGAAACTTCACTGCTGTTAAAGGATTGAATATCGGCGATGAAAATATTAGTGCTACAAGCGCAGCAACATTTGCAGATGTAAACAATGATGGATTTGTTGATCTTTATGTTGCCAAAGGGGGTTACTCTTTATTTCAGCCAAATACTGCGGCGCTGCAGGATGAATTATACATGAATGATGGGAAAGGGAATTTTGTATTGTCAACAGATGCATTGCCTGATGTAAGCGCCAGTTCAAAAAGTTGTGTGCGTGCCTGCGATTATGATAATGACGGCGATATAGATTTTTTTGTTGGCGGTCGTGTGGTGCCTGGTCGTTATCCAATGACGCCGGTGAGTTATCTATTAAGCAACGATGGTAAAGGAAAATTCACCATTGTAAATACTTCGTTTAGTGATATAGGAATGGTTACTGATGCACAGTGGGCTGATCTTAATAATGATGGAACAAAAGACTTGGTGCTTTGCGGCGAATTTATGCCGGTAAGTGTTTTCATTAATACAACAAATGGTTTTGTTGATAAAACAAATGAATACTTCACCAAGCCTGATAATGGTTTATGGTTCTCTTTAAACATTGCAGATGTTGATGGTGATGGCAGGCAGGATATTATTGCAGGCAATGTAGGTCGTAACACACAAATACATTTTTCAGAGAAGGAACCTGCTGAATTATACTTTGCAGATTTTGATGGCAACGGTTCTATCGACCCTTTTTTGAATTGTTATGTGGAGGGAACAAGTTATCCTTTTGTTAGCCGCGATGAATTGAATGAACAGATCTACCCCATGCGAAAAAAATTTACATCGTATAAAGATTATTCTACTGCAACGATGAAAGATATTTTTAGTGCCGACGATATGGCAAAGGCCGGAAAGCTTACGGCCACTGAATGTAACACGGTCTGTTATCTCAACCGCAATGGTAAGTTTGAAAAGATAATGTTACCGTTAGAGGCACAGTTTTCGGTGGTAACAAAGGTCATTGTTAATGATTTTGATAAAGATGGAAAGCAGGATCTGCTGTTGCTTGGCAATCGTTCTGATAATCGGTTGAAGATCGGCGCAATTGATGCCAATTATGGGTGCTTGCTGAAAGGTGATGGCAGAGGCAACTTTGCCTATGTGGCGCAAACGCAATCAGGTCTTTCAGTAAAAGGCGATGTAAAATCTGCAGAAGTTATTACTGTAAACAATGAAAAATATTTATTGATCGGCGTTGCTGATGGGCCAATGCAGTTTTATAAGATGCAATAA
- a CDS encoding SusD/RagB family nutrient-binding outer membrane lipoprotein, which yields MKKVLIYIFLGSALFQSACTKEFAEINTDPNQTSADVFNPNYLLSQSEYEASQSGYTQLLFQSMWPQVLASTFSYYGNGDKYVASGSFDAYKGRTWSEQYRAASLAFEMQNLTRDKENYTNLYNIGTIVKIVCLSKVTDCYGDVPYSEALRGKEGISAPKYDAQQDIYNSMLSELETAINGLDASKDVPSADVIYGGDITKWKKFGYSLMLKLAMRLTKVDPATAQSWAEKAAAGGTFTSIDDNAKVKCDNSTGYGNNTTGALRVPDDYREVRWSKTFIDYLNETEDPRVGVVTEVAQAGLANNSNQDLAGDRTPGIQIGLPNGYDLNGGATDIRSYAGYPGSTGSGDDIAPDGKYSRPTTSIYLDRSGANFILTYAETELLLAEAKVRGWNVGSTTAAEHYQNGVTAAIASLAQFNSAAAGDAAIAAAVAAVPAFIAANPLSGTTETALEQINTQYWVATGTLFNFIETWCNWRRSGYPVLTPVVYPNGFSNGTIPRRIPYNVSEPSTNGANYAAAVANLAGGDTFTSRVWWDK from the coding sequence ATGAAAAAAGTACTGATATATATATTTTTAGGTTCGGCATTATTCCAGTCTGCGTGTACAAAGGAGTTTGCAGAGATCAATACAGACCCTAACCAGACGAGTGCCGATGTTTTCAATCCCAATTATCTGTTGTCGCAGTCTGAATATGAGGCATCTCAGTCAGGCTATACGCAACTGTTATTCCAAAGCATGTGGCCTCAGGTATTAGCTTCTACTTTTTCTTACTATGGAAATGGCGATAAGTATGTTGCTTCAGGAAGTTTTGATGCCTATAAAGGAAGAACATGGAGCGAACAATATCGTGCTGCAAGTCTTGCTTTTGAAATGCAGAACCTTACAAGAGACAAAGAGAACTATACAAATCTTTATAACATAGGTACTATTGTAAAAATAGTTTGCTTATCAAAGGTTACAGATTGTTATGGTGATGTTCCTTATTCCGAAGCATTAAGAGGAAAAGAAGGAATCAGTGCACCAAAATATGATGCGCAGCAGGACATTTATAATTCAATGCTAAGTGAACTGGAAACTGCCATCAATGGTCTTGATGCAAGTAAAGACGTGCCTTCTGCAGATGTTATTTATGGCGGCGATATAACCAAATGGAAAAAATTCGGTTATTCATTAATGCTGAAATTAGCTATGCGTCTTACTAAAGTTGACCCTGCTACTGCACAGTCATGGGCAGAGAAAGCTGCTGCAGGTGGTACTTTTACAAGTATAGATGACAATGCTAAAGTTAAATGTGACAATAGCACTGGTTATGGAAACAACACAACAGGCGCTTTACGGGTACCGGATGATTACAGGGAAGTTCGTTGGAGCAAGACTTTCATTGACTATCTTAACGAAACTGAAGATCCACGTGTAGGTGTAGTTACTGAAGTAGCGCAGGCTGGTCTTGCGAATAATTCTAATCAGGATCTTGCAGGCGACAGAACTCCGGGAATTCAGATTGGATTACCCAATGGTTATGATCTAAATGGCGGTGCTACTGACATCAGAAGCTATGCTGGTTATCCCGGCAGCACTGGTAGCGGAGATGATATTGCACCTGATGGTAAATATTCCCGTCCTACCACATCCATCTATCTCGACAGAAGTGGTGCAAACTTTATACTCACTTATGCAGAAACTGAATTGTTACTTGCAGAAGCTAAAGTAAGGGGCTGGAATGTAGGCAGCACAACTGCTGCAGAGCATTACCAAAATGGTGTTACTGCTGCCATTGCTTCTCTTGCTCAATTCAATAGCGCTGCTGCAGGCGATGCTGCAATTGCTGCTGCTGTTGCTGCTGTTCCTGCTTTTATTGCTGCAAATCCGCTAAGTGGTACAACAGAAACTGCATTAGAGCAGATCAACACACAATATTGGGTTGCTACAGGCACATTGTTCAACTTTATTGAAACATGGTGCAACTGGAGAAGATCAGGATACCCTGTTCTTACACCGGTAGTATATCCAAATGGTTTCTCAAATGGTACCATACCAAGAAGAATTCCTTATAACGTATCTGAACCTTCTACCAATGGCGCAAACTATGCTGCTGCCGTGGCCAATTTAGCAGGTGGAGATACTTTTACATCAAGGGTTTGGTGGGATAAATAA
- a CDS encoding SusC/RagA family TonB-linked outer membrane protein, with translation MKKLSLLFTFLVATLFAVAQNVTVSGTVTNSAGKGIEGINVLVKGTSKGTITKTDGSFSINAPSNGTLVFSGVGYAQQEVAVNNQASISVTLTESQNELNAVVVTALGITKDSRKLGYAVTSVNGDLLNKARETNVAYSLTGRVAGLNVSGTSGGPGSSARILLRGLTSGNASGPLFVINGVPMDNTQRGSSGEWGGADQGDGIGNLNPDDIESMTVLKGASASALYGTRAANGVILITTKSGKKGTMSVEYNGNYTIDNAVNNTDYQYVYGQGQHGSKPANVTDALNSGMLSWGAKLDGSQVIQFDGKEYPYSAVTDNMKNFYRTAPTFTNTFSFSGGGDNGTYRLSLSNMDNQSILRNSGVKRNTINLSLNQKFFDKLSVNVTANYIDESSKNRPQLSDGPLNANNINFLATSVNQVALQPGYDVNSPVGAEIQYNDDIYVTNPWFVVNRYINNVDRKRLISSISARYNFTDWLYAQARLGYDLLNDRYFSVTPTGTAYSGGNLGGLNNLSTGQTTEMNADVLVGAKKNITKDIAADVSVGANLRENKSESIGINGGPFVIPFFYSPYNVSSFGRNYGFQQQEVHSAYYTVDFSYKNFLTLSTTGRYDAFSTLPANNNSIFTPSVSGSFVFSELVHIPNLNYGKLRVSYAQTSGDPGEAYKTSQYYSVGSTINGMTTGSFSSQLPNLFLKPFTLTEYETGLELKLLNSRLGFDIAYYNRKTANEITNGSLSESTGYSNQYLGTGSTQNSGLELLITGNPIRQKEFNWNVSFNFTTVKNKIVEIDGSGNANESKGLGTYRPLNANTALVKGLAGPQVMAYDYLRDASGNIIIDATGVPIRGALTPMGSVLPNVYGGLNNEFSYKSFSFAFLIDYKFGNKVLSATNYYTIFRGLNKMTLDGRETGVVADGVLEDGSKNTINVDAQTYYQNLARRISALNVLDGDFIKLRQVTLGYTFDKKMLGRLPFKSITLSFVARNLLTLMKNTDNIDPEAGFSSQVNYAGIEGNSLPSTRTFGLNLNVKF, from the coding sequence ATGAAAAAATTATCCCTTCTTTTCACATTTCTGGTTGCTACGCTATTCGCAGTAGCCCAGAATGTTACAGTTTCCGGTACGGTCACTAATAGTGCCGGGAAAGGTATTGAAGGTATTAATGTACTAGTGAAAGGCACCAGTAAAGGGACTATAACCAAAACTGATGGCTCTTTTAGCATTAATGCTCCTTCAAATGGAACATTGGTATTTAGCGGTGTTGGCTACGCACAACAGGAAGTAGCTGTGAATAACCAGGCCTCTATCAGTGTTACCTTGACAGAGTCTCAGAATGAACTGAATGCTGTGGTTGTAACAGCATTGGGTATTACCAAAGACTCACGTAAACTGGGTTATGCAGTGACTTCTGTAAACGGAGACCTTTTGAACAAAGCCAGGGAAACAAATGTGGCTTATTCACTTACCGGCCGTGTTGCCGGTTTAAATGTAAGCGGTACAAGCGGCGGACCCGGTTCTTCTGCCCGTATTTTGCTTAGAGGCTTAACCTCGGGGAATGCATCTGGTCCTTTATTTGTTATTAATGGTGTTCCCATGGATAATACCCAAAGAGGAAGTTCCGGCGAATGGGGTGGCGCAGATCAGGGTGATGGTATTGGTAACCTTAACCCTGATGACATAGAGAGTATGACAGTATTGAAAGGCGCTTCTGCATCCGCTTTATATGGCACACGAGCAGCAAACGGAGTTATCCTTATTACTACAAAAAGTGGTAAAAAAGGAACTATGTCTGTTGAATATAATGGCAACTATACTATTGACAACGCCGTTAATAATACTGATTATCAGTATGTATACGGACAGGGGCAGCATGGCTCAAAACCTGCTAATGTAACTGATGCCTTGAACTCAGGTATGCTTAGCTGGGGTGCAAAGCTTGATGGTTCCCAGGTTATACAATTTGATGGGAAAGAATATCCTTACTCTGCGGTTACTGATAACATGAAGAATTTTTATAGAACTGCACCGACATTTACTAATACTTTCTCATTTTCCGGTGGCGGAGATAATGGTACATACCGACTCTCATTGTCAAATATGGATAATCAGTCAATTCTTAGAAATAGTGGTGTAAAAAGGAATACCATTAATCTAAGCCTCAATCAGAAATTTTTTGATAAGCTTAGTGTAAACGTAACTGCAAATTACATAGATGAATCTTCTAAGAATCGCCCTCAGTTAAGTGATGGACCACTTAATGCCAATAACATCAATTTCCTTGCAACCAGTGTTAATCAGGTAGCTTTACAGCCAGGGTATGATGTAAATTCTCCGGTCGGAGCCGAGATTCAATACAACGATGATATTTACGTTACCAACCCCTGGTTTGTTGTAAACAGGTACATTAATAACGTAGACAGAAAGCGTTTGATATCTTCAATTAGTGCACGTTATAACTTTACAGATTGGTTATATGCACAAGCCCGTTTAGGATATGACCTTTTAAATGACAGATACTTTTCTGTAACACCTACTGGTACTGCTTATTCCGGTGGTAACTTAGGTGGGTTGAATAATCTTTCAACAGGTCAGACTACAGAAATGAACGCAGATGTACTTGTTGGTGCGAAAAAGAACATTACGAAAGACATCGCGGCTGATGTATCTGTTGGTGCAAACCTGAGAGAAAATAAAAGCGAATCGATTGGTATAAATGGCGGCCCTTTTGTGATACCATTCTTCTACAGCCCATACAACGTAAGCTCTTTTGGAAGAAACTACGGATTCCAGCAACAGGAAGTGCATTCAGCATATTATACTGTTGATTTCTCCTATAAAAATTTCCTTACTTTGTCAACAACAGGAAGGTATGATGCTTTCTCTACGTTGCCGGCCAATAACAACAGTATTTTCACACCTTCAGTATCAGGAAGTTTTGTTTTCTCTGAGTTAGTACATATTCCTAATCTCAATTATGGTAAATTAAGAGTATCTTATGCTCAAACCAGTGGTGATCCTGGCGAAGCTTATAAAACTTCACAATACTATAGTGTAGGATCCACTATTAATGGAATGACCACAGGTTCTTTTAGCAGTCAGCTTCCAAATCTCTTCCTTAAGCCATTTACTTTAACAGAATATGAAACCGGCTTAGAATTGAAATTACTTAACAGCAGGCTGGGTTTTGATATCGCTTATTACAACAGAAAAACAGCAAACGAAATTACAAATGGTTCTTTGTCTGAATCCACAGGTTACAGTAATCAGTATTTAGGAACAGGTTCTACTCAAAATTCAGGGTTGGAATTATTGATAACAGGCAATCCAATACGTCAAAAAGAATTTAACTGGAATGTTTCTTTCAATTTTACAACTGTTAAAAACAAAATAGTTGAAATTGATGGGTCTGGTAATGCAAATGAATCTAAAGGTCTTGGCACTTACCGTCCGTTGAATGCTAATACAGCACTGGTTAAAGGTTTGGCAGGTCCTCAGGTTATGGCTTACGATTATCTGAGAGATGCAAGCGGTAATATAATAATTGATGCTACCGGGGTTCCTATCAGGGGTGCTCTAACACCAATGGGAAGTGTATTGCCAAATGTATACGGTGGCCTCAACAACGAATTCTCTTATAAGTCTTTCAGCTTTGCATTTTTGATTGACTACAAGTTTGGTAATAAAGTATTATCTGCAACTAACTATTATACTATTTTCCGGGGTTTGAACAAGATGACATTGGATGGAAGAGAAACTGGTGTAGTTGCTGATGGCGTCCTTGAAGACGGTTCTAAGAACACTATTAATGTAGATGCCCAAACTTATTACCAGAACTTAGCCCGTAGAATTTCTGCATTGAATGTACTGGATGGTGATTTCATCAAACTTCGCCAGGTTACACTTGGTTACACATTTGATAAAAAGATGCTTGGAAGACTTCCTTTCAAATCTATTACACTTTCATTTGTTGCACGTAACCTGTTAACATTAATGAAGAACACAGACAATATCGATCCCGAAGCTGGGTTCTCTTCCCAGGTTAATTATGCAGGTATTGAAGGTAATAGCCTTCCGTCTACAAGAACATTCGGCTTGAATCTAAATGTTAAATTCTAA
- a CDS encoding ROK family protein yields MNYSVFGHLKGSELSGIAFKEHVHRKKIIAQLSAYNECTIPELAEFLNISIPKTNELTMGLVEEGLVREAGQKTEGVGRKATSYALNQSSCYFLGVEIKKYKINIGIMGFDKTIADSILNIPFPFLDPHESLDAIIKEINNFLDRSSVPKEKIVGMGLSIAGRINVKKGEVLTIYHFEDAPVKAILEEATELPVYIDNDSRTIAYGEYYFGKKIYAGNAIVVNLDYGLGTGIFIDGKPVYGASGYAGELGHIPLFNNEKICLCGKKGCMQTEASGVALIEFINQKMSEGSNSRLRTVLSNKGFLELEDVVEAVRLGDNLAIEGVTKIGYSLGKGLAVAINLFNPNIIVIGGTLSGLEDSLLLPVVQSSIFQHSLSLVNTDTEIIVSNIHEKAGLLGCCLLVRDKTLGLV; encoded by the coding sequence ATGAATTATTCAGTTTTTGGTCATTTGAAAGGCTCTGAATTGTCTGGCATTGCTTTTAAAGAGCATGTTCACAGAAAAAAAATCATTGCGCAATTAAGCGCCTACAATGAGTGTACTATACCTGAATTAGCGGAATTTCTTAACATCAGTATCCCAAAAACCAATGAACTCACTATGGGGCTTGTAGAAGAAGGATTGGTAAGGGAAGCCGGGCAAAAAACAGAGGGCGTAGGGCGTAAAGCAACCTCCTATGCGCTAAATCAAAGTAGTTGCTATTTTCTGGGTGTGGAAATAAAAAAATATAAAATCAATATTGGCATAATGGGCTTTGATAAAACTATTGCTGATTCTATATTAAATATCCCCTTCCCTTTTCTTGACCCGCACGAATCGTTGGATGCCATTATAAAGGAGATCAATAATTTTCTAGACCGTTCTTCGGTACCCAAAGAAAAAATTGTAGGTATGGGATTAAGTATTGCAGGCCGCATAAATGTTAAAAAAGGAGAAGTACTTACTATTTACCACTTTGAAGATGCACCTGTCAAGGCAATACTCGAAGAAGCCACTGAATTGCCGGTATATATTGATAACGACAGTCGCACCATTGCTTACGGAGAATATTATTTTGGCAAGAAAATATACGCAGGGAACGCTATTGTTGTAAATCTTGATTATGGTTTAGGCACTGGTATTTTCATTGATGGCAAACCTGTTTACGGTGCTTCAGGCTACGCAGGTGAGCTTGGACACATACCCTTATTCAATAATGAAAAAATATGCCTTTGTGGTAAAAAAGGGTGTATGCAAACAGAAGCATCAGGCGTAGCACTCATCGAATTTATTAATCAAAAAATGAGTGAAGGCAGCAACAGCCGTTTACGCACTGTATTAAGCAACAAAGGGTTTCTTGAACTGGAAGACGTAGTAGAAGCAGTACGTCTTGGAGATAACCTCGCCATTGAAGGTGTAACTAAAATAGGATATAGCCTCGGCAAAGGGCTGGCTGTAGCCATCAATTTATTTAACCCCAATATTATTGTAATTGGCGGCACACTCTCAGGGTTGGAAGATTCACTGCTTCTACCCGTTGTCCAATCATCTATATTTCAGCATTCTCTCAGCCTGGTAAACACAGATACAGAAATCATTGTTTCCAATATCCATGAAAAAGCAGGTTTGCTGGGATGCTGCCTTTTAGTTAGAGACAAAACATTAGGGCTTGTATAG
- a CDS encoding AraC family transcriptional regulator, with protein sequence MKALQTEISNLLHSYIAVVERNEPYFKSPYHYHPELELVYVKESHGKRIIGDKLDTFTDGDMVFMGSNLPHVWLNDEIYYKGFTYLHAQSIVVYFNKEVFSKNFYELKESSKINDLFNRASRGIRIMGETQKKIAIKMEKLVKKKDFDRIICLMELLNILATSKDIEYITNEGYTGTTLQTKTDRLSDVYKYITTNYYNDISLDEISKIANLSPTAFCRLFKQRTNRHFVEYLNEVRISNACKFLLETNLNVSEIAFQCGYKTLSNFNKIFKKTTALSPKEYRQKTEIV encoded by the coding sequence ATGAAAGCACTGCAAACTGAAATTTCCAATCTTTTACACAGTTATATAGCTGTGGTAGAACGGAATGAACCTTATTTTAAGTCGCCATATCATTACCACCCGGAGCTTGAACTGGTATATGTAAAAGAAAGCCATGGAAAGCGTATCATTGGCGACAAGCTGGATACATTCACTGATGGAGATATGGTCTTCATGGGTTCAAATCTGCCGCACGTATGGCTCAATGATGAAATATATTACAAAGGGTTTACCTACCTCCATGCACAATCAATCGTGGTATATTTCAATAAAGAAGTCTTCTCCAAAAACTTTTATGAATTAAAAGAAAGCAGCAAGATCAATGATCTTTTTAACCGCGCTTCCCGTGGTATCAGAATTATGGGTGAAACGCAAAAAAAGATCGCTATTAAAATGGAGAAGCTTGTAAAAAAGAAAGACTTCGACAGGATCATTTGCCTTATGGAACTGCTTAACATACTTGCCACTTCAAAAGATATAGAATACATAACCAATGAAGGTTATACGGGCACCACTCTACAGACAAAAACTGATCGTCTCTCTGATGTGTACAAATACATTACCACCAATTATTATAACGATATTTCGCTTGATGAAATATCTAAAATTGCCAACCTCTCACCCACTGCCTTCTGCAGGTTGTTCAAGCAAAGAACCAACCGGCATTTTGTTGAATACCTTAACGAAGTGCGCATTTCTAATGCATGCAAATTTTTGCTCGAAACAAATCTAAATGTATCAGAGATCGCATTTCAATGCGGTTATAAAACATTGTCAAACTTTAATAAGATCTTTAAAAAAACTACAGCGCTTTCCCCTAAAGAATACAGGCAAAAAACAGAGATAGTATAA
- a CDS encoding nitrilase family protein, with product MDKIKISTAQFEHKSADKAYNLSVIEKLSKKAAEEGSNIIAFHECSITGYTFAMHLSKEQMLDLAEPIPHGESITKLTEIAQKNNIAILAGLFEKDENENLFKAYVCVDKNGLVAKFRKLHPFINPYLTPGDSYCIFELFGWKCGILICYDNNIIENVRATKLLGADIIFMPHVTMCTPSTRPGAGFVDPKLWQNREADPTSLRLEFDGMKGRKWLMKWLPSRAYDNGIYVVFSNAIGMDDDQLKNGCSMIIDPFGDILAECRSFEDSFVTTTITPEKLTQSGGYRYIKARRPELYKNIIGQDHIPEQKVVWLNTDQKK from the coding sequence ATGGACAAGATAAAAATCTCAACAGCCCAGTTTGAACATAAAAGTGCAGACAAAGCATATAATCTTTCGGTTATTGAAAAGCTTTCTAAAAAAGCAGCGGAAGAAGGTTCAAACATTATTGCGTTCCACGAATGCTCCATTACAGGTTACACATTTGCAATGCATCTTTCAAAAGAACAGATGCTTGATTTGGCTGAACCTATTCCCCATGGTGAAAGTATTACAAAGCTTACTGAAATAGCCCAGAAAAATAACATCGCTATCCTCGCAGGTCTTTTTGAAAAAGATGAAAATGAGAATTTGTTCAAAGCATATGTTTGCGTAGATAAGAATGGGCTGGTTGCAAAATTCAGAAAACTGCATCCTTTCATAAATCCGTATTTAACGCCCGGCGACAGCTATTGCATCTTTGAATTGTTTGGCTGGAAATGCGGCATATTAATTTGCTACGACAATAATATCATTGAAAACGTAAGAGCTACAAAGCTCCTTGGTGCAGACATTATTTTCATGCCACATGTAACAATGTGTACGCCTTCAACAAGGCCGGGCGCTGGATTTGTAGATCCAAAGCTTTGGCAAAACCGCGAAGCAGATCCCACCTCTCTTCGCCTTGAATTTGATGGAATGAAAGGAAGAAAATGGTTAATGAAATGGTTGCCGTCCAGGGCTTATGACAATGGCATCTACGTAGTTTTTTCAAATGCTATTGGCATGGATGATGACCAGTTAAAAAATGGTTGCTCCATGATCATTGATCCGTTTGGAGATATTCTTGCTGAGTGCCGTTCGTTTGAAGATAGCTTTGTCACCACTACCATTACACCCGAAAAACTTACGCAGTCCGGAGGTTATCGTTATATAAAAGCAAGACGTCCGGAACTGTATAAAAACATTATCGGGCAAGATCACATACCCGAGCAAAAAGTTGTTTGGCTTAATACTGATCAAAAAAAGTAA